The DNA sequence CTTGCACATGGAAAATCAGAGAACTTCCATTCTTGTGCTTTCTGCATATAGAAAGTCATACGAGGATGGAGCCTGATGAACAAATACAAAGGAGTTATTTTGGGGCTGGCCGAGAGAGAAGAGCGCTCATGTGAGCTGATGGAGAGATCTGAGTGCACCAGACCTGAGCTCCCTGCTTGGAGGCAGAGTTTCCTTTATTTGGGATACTGttcagggaagagagagaaaaaagttcAGCTGGACCTTTTTTGCTGCTTCTTGCTTTATTTGTGTTGTGGTGCAGATAGAGAAACTCCTTTGTCCTTGGTGGGGAGCAATGGAGGGCTTAGCCCTCCATGGTGGGGCTGATGTTTATAGGCTCTTAGGGGACAGCTGTGTGAGAATGGACCACTGGTTCATTTTGCTTGGTGTTGTCTGTGCTGGCACTCCAGGATTTCAGCTGGACTTCTTATTTTCCCGACCTTTCACAAGACATTGCCCACACACTACTTCAAGTCTGTTTTTTAGCTGCCTTGGGGACTAGAgacttgtttcttttctttttcttttataaaaATCGAAGTTGAGTTTCTGAGCGTAATGAATACTGCTCCCCGTACAAAATAACCATGTTTATGCTGTAGAATCGTCAAATTGCGGAGTACATGAGACTCTTGGCACATAGAACAAATTATGAGGTCAGTTCTAGGTAACTCAATTGCCCTGTAAGTTGGAAGGTCGTGTCCTGGTTATGGCTGAACAAAGGGAAAGCATATACATCTGTGATGAGAAAAAGATTTTATTTGCCTTTCTGTTACTTGCCTGTTACTTACTCGTGGGCTCTGGTAGGCCAGCTGTGTAGTCTTTGATTTATTATTTTAAGAGTGAAGGGACCCTTAGGTGGAATGGAAAGGACATAGCTGAAGGGCAGAATATGTGCTTTAAAGCAGAAAGAGGGAGGCTtgatttttggcatctgcagttaAAGGATCCTGTGTAATGGGTGCTGAGAAAAGCCTCCACCACCAGTTGGAGAAGACAGTACTGGGCTATGTAGAGCAATGGTCTAACTTAGCATAATAAGGTGCTTCATATGTCTCGATTGCTTTTTGAAACAACTGAAACCTGTTGTACATCAACAATAGGAAAATAACAATTGTATTTCCAGAAAAAGTAGCTATCAAGATTCTGGACAAGACCAAACTAGACCAGAAGACACAACGTTTACTTTCCCGCGAGGTTTCCAGCATGGAAAAGCTGCATCACCCAAATGTCATCAGGCTTTATGAGGTCATGGAGACACTGTCCAAACTACACCTGGTGATGGAATATGCCAATGGTGGGGAGCTCTTTGCTAAAATCACTACAGAGGGAAAGTTATCAGAAGTGGAGAGCAAATACATCTTCTCCCAGATTGTGTCTGCTGTTCAACACATGGTAAGTTCATTCAGATAATTTTTTTCAGGGTCTGTTTATACTGCAGGACATGGGATGTCATCACAAGGAAGAGAGCTCCTAATGTTGCATATGAAGAGGTGAGCTACCCAAGAGTGGGATTTGTATGTAAAAGTTCATAAACATGTGCCCATTATCCCTAAAAGCAATATAATTCATAGTGTTACTTACTACCCGATTAAAACCAGTTGATTTACATTTCTGTACAGATCTTGcctcgttatctgctagggttctgttcaggaacccccagtggatagaaaattcagtggataccaaattagtggaaaaaAAGCTttatgtcaccccagaatgcattggtatagacactgtaTCACATTCAGctattagatggggtgaataatggaatctaacaaAATGAAATTATAACAGCTCTAaggtaggaaatgagatttttgtgcttttttcccttgttacaaggcatttaaatgtggaccttgctattagtggtgagtcaaatcagtggataccaaatcagtggataccgaggacAACCACCTGTATATGTAAAAACAATATTTTTGAAGTACAAGTCATACTTTATTTTTAGATGATGCATGTCTGGCTGTAACAGCCATCACAGGTGTTTTTTCCTATGTATAAGAGATGTTTTTCCAGggggcagaggaggcagcagtgagGAGGACAGAGTGAAGAAATTCCCCTTGTGCAAGTGTCTGTGTTTCTCTGAGTCTAATCCATTATTAATCAGGAGCACCTTTTTAGTCAAATACACTTTTTAAATGagttattgcccaatcctatgcatgcctactcagaagtaagttccattagagttaatggggcttactcccaggaaagtgtggataggattgggctgtgaacctgCTTAATCAGTTAAGCACTGCCGCCCTAAATTAGAAATGTGAGGAATTTTGAGTTAAGACTCAGCAAAGATATAAAACATGAATTGTTTTGCAACATTGCAGAACCGTGCAGTTTCCACGATTCTGTTTTGAATGCACATTCTTAAGTTGGCTGCAGTTAAAGGCTAGCTAAGTTAAAGGGTGTGTCACTCCTGCTCATCATATGTCCAGAAAATCTGCCTGAGAAATATGTGCAATTTGGACACACGTGTCAAGCAAAGGAAAAGGTGTGGTGAGCTTCTCTGCCCTGGAAAGAATCTTGTCTGATTGGTTGAGCCATGAATCAGAGTTGGGCTGTCAGAACCGACTTGTAGAAGAGATGGTAGCTCTATTAGAGCATGTACAGGAGGCTTCAGGTTTGATCCCTAGCATGTCTAGGTAGTGTAGTTGGGAAAGAGTCCTGCCTGAAAGCCTTGAAATCTTGCAGCCAGTTACTGCAGACGATCTTGAGCTCTTGAACCACTTATCTTGAGATGTTGAACCACTTATCTTaacagtagaaggcagcttcttatggtTTGTTGCTGAGCTTCTTGCCCTCAAGAGtttggcattttttccccttcatgttGAAAGCATGAAAGCAGCAAACTTCCCAAGGGCTCAGCATTGCTTGGGTGTTAGCACCCAACAGCCGCTTATGTACAAAAGTCCTGAGGACATATGTTAAATTGGTGTAACAGCCATGCCCCCTGCCCAAAGAAAACTGGAAAATGTAGTTTTATGAGGAAGAGTAAGGCCTCTCTTTTGAGCAGGGACTTGAGAGGAGGTGGCAAACTTGTAACTGGAGAGAGAAGGGCTGATTGCaaatgcagtagttcccaaactgtgaggcatTGGTCCAAAGGGAGCCATGGGGAACTCACGGGGCATTGTGGTGTCCCCGGCATCCTCTTCtcgggtgccaccatcttggatcgcatAATACTCAcgagatctcatgtgatccaagattaTGGCACTTGGGAAAAAGAAACTATGGAATAAAGGAGCTGTGATgctgataagtttgggaactgctatgtTTAGGGAACAGTACAATAGCACAAGAAAGAGGTGGGGGCTGATGGGTAATAAGCTGGAAGGGAGAGGCTTGGTAAAATAAGATTGTGCCCTAGAAAAGCATATCAGTAAGACAAGCAGTCTATTCCAATGTGAATAATCTATTTTGCCTTTTTTGGGCTCTGTAGCATGCGTGCAACATCATTCACCGGGACCTGAAAGCTGAAAATGTATTTTACACCAGTAACACCTGTGTCAAAGTGGGTGATTTTGGATTCAGCACAGTAAGTAAAAAAGAAGAAATGCTGAACACTTTCTGTGGCTCTCCTCCTTATGCTGCCCCAGAGCTATTCAGGGATGAAAGCTACGTGGGGATTTACGTGGACATCTGGGCTCTAGGGATTCTTCTGTATTTTATGACAACAGGCATGATGCCATTTCGAGCAGACACAGTGGCCAAACTGAAGAAGTGTATTCTCGAGGGCACTTACCTGTTGCCTCCATTCCTGTCAGAAGCTTGCCAGAAGCTCATTCAAGGAGTTCTTCAGCCAGTACCAACGGAGCGCTCTTCTATCGAGCACATTATGAACAATGAATGGATGAAGGGAGTACAGCATCCAAAGCCCTTGGAACCATTTAAACTGAATCCTAAGTATTTGACAGAGAGTGGAGTGCTCaaagaggaagaagcagaggTGAAAAAAATCTTGTACAGTTTGGGGATCACAGAGGACCACATTCAAAATAACCACAGTAACAATTCTCGCAGCTCAATAACTGGGATCTACAGAATTATTTTGCACAGAGTGCAAAAGAAAAGGGCCATGGAGTCTGTTCCTATTATCAGCCAGCCTGGAGAGCAAGAGTCCAAGAAAGAGCCATCTACGTATCGTGGTCTCAAGCACTCTTCTAAGCTCTGTTTGATTTTATAAACTTTAAATGTTTATTACTTAAACTTTTTGGGGGCTTTTGGTTGGTACATGTCAACTCCTGCTCTTAGCATTTTTGTAATTTTGAAATAAAAGTGATGCCTTAAGACTTCTCATGCATGATTCCCAGTTATAGATCTCTTGAACTCTGGAAGGCCGATATCTTGCTGCCAAGAACTCAGGCATGAAATCAGGGTGATCAGAAATGatataagactgcagtcctaaacacagttCCTAGGGTGTAAGCATCAATGCAccccatgggatttacttctgaagatGCTTTGAAGTGCTAGGCTACTATTCATTTGGGAATGATTATATGTACTTATGGGGGAAAACTTTTATGTTGCTTAACATATAGAGCTTTGCTCCATTCCCACTCCCAAGTGAAGCAAGGATAGTGAAAATCATCCAGAGGCctcttaggttgcagtcctatacaacattcctgggagcaaggcccactgaacaccatgggacttacttctgagtagacatcttAGGATTGTACTCTTGGCTACATTACAAATTCATTTGTCAGTCtgatgtgaagtggtatagctcTGCCACTGAATGTGGTTTGTATATTCATTTTTATTGACCTAGCACAGCCTTTGGTCTTAACTACTGATGAAGATTtctgtaggccaggggtgtccaaagttttggcaagagggccacatcatctctctgacactgtgtcaggggctggggaaaaaaagaattaatttacattttaaacttgaataaatttacataaatgaatatattaaagatgaacttatatgaatggatgaaggtcttacaatagctcaaggcctataaagggccttgcacaaagcaaggccagcctttcctttgctgccactattgcatcacagatgtgaaacagcaagcagtggaggaagccctcatcccacagctcacgcgagaggtcaaacagttgcccttacgctgacagcagttgcatcgggtcagtgcgggctacaacaaatctccagagaggcAGAGGCgcattggagcctgggggctctctgagaggccgcgagggctgcaagtggcccagggccagggtttgggcacccctgctgtagtctgAAGCAGAACCTGGAGAAAAGGGGAGGTGAGCTTACAGAGGCATCTGTGCACTTCAGGTGACAGACACAGGCACCTATTCAGTAGTGCCCCATAAGGTGTAGCAAACTACCCACCCTTATGCCTGGTGCAATTCTCAGAGTGAGTATATGGAAGGCTATATACAAATGTATCactaaaaaaaaagcaaaacacacacacagctgctcTTAAATATTTTTGGAAGTTTTTTCTGAGGACTGAAGTTGATTAGGCAAAAAACTGCTTCACAGTTGGTCTAACCAGTTTCACCATTCTAGCTGTTTTCCATTTGCTGTTTTATCAATAGCGTTATAGTTGGACATGTATTTTAATGGAACATGTGCCTGTATTTTAACAGGAAATGTGTCCGTATGTTTGAAGTGAATGTAAATCTCCTCTCTTCATGATATGTGTATAATTATCTACCACAGCCATGTTGGGGCCAGTGCTACAGTAgcattaaacccatttttgcctgatccacaggtgtacacattttgtccctgttgcatatttgcaatgcagggcagaaatggcttaaaaggaaAATGCTTTCTATTGCTTTGAAGGGAAAACACACACCTTTAGAAAGCACTAAACCTGTCAGGTGAGAAGACATACTAAGAACAAGATGAAGTTCTGTCAGTCTATTTATTCTTGCAAAAGGGCAGCTGGAAGTACTTGGTTTCGGAAGCACTCTTTCAGTCCACACCCTTTTGACTTGGGAGGCCCAGTTCAAGTATTTGGCAAGTTGACTAACTGCCCAGAGAGCTACTGATAGGTTTGTAAACCAGGCACAGTTGCACAGCATTAGCGGTTGTATGAATCCTCTACTTACATGTATCATGGCAGCCATGTGCAAATT is a window from the Tiliqua scincoides isolate rTilSci1 chromosome 2, rTilSci1.hap2, whole genome shotgun sequence genome containing:
- the NIM1K gene encoding serine/threonine-protein kinase NIM1 gives rise to the protein MTTGYINGVLGNHRYVRWNREDSGEDYTKSEVYAEDEQGRQHRLTPFEKFTLDMTQDEKVVKELTLGKRIGFYRIRGEIGSGNFSQVKLGIHSLTKEKVAIKILDKTKLDQKTQRLLSREVSSMEKLHHPNVIRLYEVMETLSKLHLVMEYANGGELFAKITTEGKLSEVESKYIFSQIVSAVQHMHACNIIHRDLKAENVFYTSNTCVKVGDFGFSTVSKKEEMLNTFCGSPPYAAPELFRDESYVGIYVDIWALGILLYFMTTGMMPFRADTVAKLKKCILEGTYLLPPFLSEACQKLIQGVLQPVPTERSSIEHIMNNEWMKGVQHPKPLEPFKLNPKYLTESGVLKEEEAEVKKILYSLGITEDHIQNNHSNNSRSSITGIYRIILHRVQKKRAMESVPIISQPGEQESKKEPSTYRGLKHSSKLCLIL